In Oscillatoria acuminata PCC 6304, a single window of DNA contains:
- a CDS encoding serine/threonine protein kinase → MHQPEEIIKDRYRILKPLGKGGLATTYAAHDLEMGQEVAIKALSLRRLKDWKSLELFEREGRVLSQLNHPGIPKYLDYFQLDTDDDRRFYIVQEIAPGQSLQNWVESGWHPTELEVRNLAQQLLEILVYLHQISPPVIHRDIKPPNIIRQSEGNILLIDFGAVKDTYRQTMTSGSTLVGTYGYMAPEQFRGQAEPATDLYGLGATLLFLLTHKTPADFPEKRLKIDFRSAVNISPELADWLERLLEPLVEDRFTSAAEALAVLQAKKEITKAKTERTAPRSANHHHLAGSRVSLKITPGKLEVKIPFLGWKLPSLSLILIVTILNIFFVPFFLLAASQGPTILLFLFLLIFSEIKLLGDFLLNQFGRVSLEFYESKFYLKWNFLGLQRKIQGNIHDISSVKVFPTLISIQNYPISTCALQMRFKTYYFGSGLTQAEREWIAMEIAAFLGKPHLIKR, encoded by the coding sequence ATGCATCAACCCGAAGAAATTATCAAAGACCGTTATCGGATTCTTAAGCCCTTGGGAAAAGGAGGTCTTGCTACAACTTATGCCGCTCATGACTTAGAGATGGGGCAAGAGGTTGCCATTAAAGCCCTGTCTCTACGGCGATTAAAAGACTGGAAATCCCTGGAACTTTTTGAGCGAGAAGGTAGGGTACTTTCTCAATTAAATCATCCGGGTATTCCCAAGTATCTGGACTACTTTCAATTGGATACAGACGACGATCGCCGCTTTTATATCGTCCAAGAAATTGCCCCAGGTCAATCGTTGCAAAATTGGGTAGAAAGCGGATGGCATCCCACGGAACTTGAGGTCAGAAATCTGGCCCAACAACTTTTAGAAATTTTAGTTTATTTGCATCAAATTAGCCCGCCGGTGATTCATCGAGATATCAAACCGCCGAATATTATTCGGCAGTCTGAGGGTAATATTTTGTTAATCGATTTTGGTGCAGTTAAAGATACTTATCGCCAGACTATGACAAGCGGGAGTACCCTCGTTGGTACTTATGGATATATGGCCCCCGAACAGTTTCGTGGACAAGCCGAACCCGCCACGGATTTATATGGTTTAGGGGCAACTTTGTTGTTTTTATTAACCCACAAAACCCCCGCAGATTTTCCAGAAAAAAGACTCAAAATTGATTTTCGTTCTGCTGTTAATATTTCCCCGGAACTGGCAGATTGGTTAGAGAGGTTGTTAGAACCGCTGGTTGAAGATCGCTTTACTTCGGCTGCGGAAGCCTTAGCTGTTTTGCAGGCAAAAAAAGAAATCACCAAGGCAAAAACAGAAAGGACGGCTCCGCGATCGGCTAATCATCATCACCTGGCAGGAAGTCGCGTTTCTCTCAAAATTACTCCTGGGAAACTAGAGGTAAAAATTCCATTTCTGGGATGGAAATTACCCTCTTTGTCTTTAATTTTAATTGTAACAATTTTGAACATTTTTTTCGTACCCTTCTTTTTGCTTGCTGCAAGTCAAGGTCCAACCATTCTTTTATTTTTATTTTTATTGATATTTTCAGAAATAAAGTTATTAGGGGATTTTTTATTAAATCAGTTTGGGAGGGTTAGCTTAGAGTTTTATGAAAGTAAATTTTATTTAAAGTGGAATTTCTTAGGGCTTCAACGGAAAATCCAGGGAAATATCCATGATATTTCTAGTGTAAAAGTATTTCCCACCCTAATTTCTATACAAAATTACCCTATTAGCACCTGTGCCTTACAAATGAGATTTAAAACTTACTACTTTGGGTCGGGACTGACTCAGGCTGAACGAGAGTGGATCGCAATGGAAATTGCTGCTTTTCTTGGAAAACCTCACTTAATCAAACGATAA
- a CDS encoding DUF3110 domain-containing protein gives MRVFVLLFNPRTENEGIHTLRIGDRNTILMFESEDDATRYALLLEAQDFASPTPEPLDSEEIEEFCRDAGYDSKLIHEGELAIPPETNLEELEWQPEAPEPEDDNLAQSELDRIRRQLEGLL, from the coding sequence ATGCGAGTATTCGTGTTACTCTTTAATCCCCGCACGGAGAATGAAGGCATCCACACCCTACGGATTGGCGATCGCAACACGATCCTGATGTTTGAGTCGGAAGATGACGCCACCCGTTATGCCCTGTTATTGGAGGCCCAGGATTTTGCGAGTCCCACTCCTGAACCCCTGGACTCAGAAGAGATTGAGGAATTTTGCCGAGATGCGGGGTATGACTCCAAGCTAATCCATGAAGGGGAGTTAGCCATTCCCCCAGAAACGAACCTGGAAGAACTGGAGTGGCAACCGGAGGCCCCAGAACCGGAGGATGATAATTTGGCCCAATCAGAACTCGATCGCATTCGTCGGCAGTTGGAAGGATTGCTGTAA
- a CDS encoding glycosyltransferase family 39 protein, which translates to MHRYRPYLSLAAILILGTVLRFAQLEAKPVWLDEILTGLFSLGRSYQNIPLNALFPLAQLADIFTLNSTASCGQIAETVATESTHPPLFFCLTHEWLSGVRGSWIWQTRSLCALFGVGAIAAMYGLNRIAFSRQAGVMAAAVMAVSPFAVYLSQEARHYTLPMLLIILSLMGFIHIQKDLHHQEKINPVVGISWAIVNTLGLYTHYFFLLAWVAELLTIFALILGKYFHPGRLGLPEPTPPASAKKTVTWLSLAGYSLLPLLFYLPWLPTLYNHFSRPETDWFKPFEPSWVDSVTPIFQTLAGWLVMIVAFPVENQPLWIVIPSAILMLLWCGYFLIGIVPRIKAVLNNKNTRLSGLSLLGFTAVVLLEYLTIVYGLGKDITSAVRYHFIYYPGICALLGASLIIKPPNPLTKTPFSILARAGGLRPYSPTLQGAGAGAFLIVGIISSVFVLSNGVFQKPYDPAGVAQQLNLEPNVPLVVVVGYENMQEVALGLSFALELDKMRGRDLPETSWAFMNRSPSYQSVWENLGTVSGLPPSPVNLWMVAPGLRQREYPPQLGLGDRLCTLDPSQYYRLGIPYQLYRCK; encoded by the coding sequence ATGCACAGGTATCGACCTTATTTGAGTTTAGCGGCTATCTTAATTCTGGGTACTGTCCTGCGGTTTGCCCAATTAGAGGCCAAACCCGTCTGGTTAGATGAAATTCTCACCGGGTTATTTAGTTTGGGGCGAAGTTATCAAAATATTCCCTTAAATGCACTTTTTCCCTTAGCACAATTGGCTGATATTTTCACCTTAAATTCAACGGCGAGTTGTGGACAAATTGCGGAAACCGTGGCAACGGAATCGACTCATCCCCCGCTGTTTTTTTGCTTAACTCATGAGTGGTTGAGTGGGGTTCGGGGGTCTTGGATATGGCAAACCCGATCGCTCTGTGCCCTGTTTGGTGTGGGTGCGATCGCTGCCATGTATGGGTTAAATCGCATCGCCTTTTCTCGGCAAGCTGGGGTCATGGCTGCCGCAGTGATGGCAGTCTCTCCCTTTGCCGTTTATCTCTCCCAGGAGGCACGGCATTATACCCTACCGATGCTGTTAATTATTTTATCCCTAATGGGATTTATTCATATTCAAAAAGATTTACATCATCAAGAAAAAATTAACCCGGTTGTGGGAATCAGTTGGGCGATTGTTAACACATTAGGACTCTATACCCACTATTTTTTCCTGTTAGCTTGGGTTGCGGAATTATTGACAATTTTTGCTTTAATTTTGGGGAAATATTTTCATCCAGGAAGGCTGGGACTACCGGAACCCACCCCCCCGGCATCGGCTAAAAAAACCGTAACTTGGCTGAGTTTGGCGGGGTATAGTTTACTTCCATTGTTGTTTTATCTCCCTTGGTTGCCCACTCTTTATAACCATTTTAGCCGTCCCGAAACCGATTGGTTTAAACCCTTTGAACCGTCCTGGGTGGATAGTGTAACGCCGATTTTTCAAACCTTAGCTGGTTGGTTAGTGATGATAGTAGCATTCCCGGTGGAAAATCAACCCCTGTGGATTGTGATTCCGTCGGCGATTTTGATGCTGCTTTGGTGCGGTTATTTTTTAATCGGGATTGTGCCGCGAATCAAAGCTGTTTTAAACAACAAAAACACCCGCTTATCGGGTTTAAGTTTACTGGGATTTACGGCAGTTGTTTTATTAGAATATTTGACGATTGTTTATGGGTTAGGCAAAGATATTACTTCGGCAGTGCGCTACCACTTTATCTATTATCCAGGGATTTGTGCCCTATTAGGCGCAAGTTTAATAATAAAACCTCCAAATCCCCTGACCAAAACTCCATTTTCTATCTTAGCCCGCGCAGGCGGGCTTCGTCCGTATAGCCCCACCCTTCAGGGTGCGGGTGCGGGTGCTTTTCTAATTGTAGGAATAATCAGTAGTGTTTTTGTGTTATCAAATGGGGTATTTCAAAAGCCTTATGACCCGGCAGGGGTGGCGCAGCAGCTCAATTTAGAACCGAATGTTCCCTTGGTGGTGGTGGTGGGATATGAGAATATGCAAGAGGTGGCTTTGGGGTTGAGTTTTGCCCTGGAATTGGATAAAATGCGCGGGAGGGATTTACCCGAGACGAGTTGGGCATTTATGAATCGATCGCCCAGTTATCAATCCGTCTGGGAAAATCTGGGTACGGTTTCAGGATTACCGCCTTCTCCTGTTAATTTATGGATGGTGGCCCCGGGTTTGCGTCAACGAGAATATCCCCCTCAATTGGGGTTAGGCGATCGCCTCTGTACTCTCGACCCGAGTCAATATTATCGGTTAGGAATTCCCTATCAACTTTATCGCTGTAAGTAA
- a CDS encoding serine/threonine protein kinase, whose translation MHQPGEVIKERYRILNLLGEGGIATTYAAEDLNIGQQVAIKILSLRQLKDWKALELFEREGKVLAQLNHPAIPNYLDYFQLDQETDRRFYIVQEIAPGQSLQDWVASGWRPTELEVREIAKQLLDILVYLHQLTPPVVHRDIKPQNIIRQSDGKVFLVDFGAVQDTYRHTITSGSTIVGTYGYMAPEQFRGQAKPPTDLYGLGATLLFLLTHKDPADFPEKRMKIDFRPYINLTPEFAEWLETMLEPVIEDRFTSAAESLAVLEVKRERIVPRSPGNLQPAGSRVVIQKKSNTLKVKVPPSKVQFHHIFILLFATIWFSFLLPITLGALVGGSLIGLLFFTPFWWVMIVQLSNTLREILVSTTLSFNKTKFKISWSFFDIKRTVEGEVADICRVQVNRLKQRNYDNQNVSCALEMGVDSYYFGSGLTLIEREWLVTEIAEFIGKPKLIDNSD comes from the coding sequence ATGCACCAACCTGGAGAGGTCATCAAAGAACGCTATCGGATTCTTAACCTTTTAGGAGAAGGAGGAATTGCCACAACTTATGCTGCCGAAGACTTAAATATCGGCCAACAAGTCGCGATTAAAATCTTATCCCTGCGACAGTTGAAAGATTGGAAAGCCCTAGAACTCTTTGAACGGGAAGGCAAAGTTTTAGCCCAATTGAATCATCCAGCTATTCCCAACTATCTGGATTATTTTCAACTGGATCAAGAGACCGATCGCCGCTTTTATATTGTCCAAGAAATCGCCCCGGGTCAATCGTTGCAAGACTGGGTAGCCAGCGGATGGCGTCCAACGGAATTGGAGGTAAGAGAGATTGCCAAACAACTCTTAGACATTCTGGTGTATTTGCATCAACTTACCCCTCCCGTTGTCCATCGCGATATTAAACCACAAAATATTATTCGTCAGTCCGATGGCAAGGTATTTTTAGTGGATTTTGGGGCCGTTCAAGATACCTATCGCCATACCATCACCAGCGGTAGTACCATCGTTGGAACTTATGGCTATATGGCCCCGGAACAATTTCGAGGGCAAGCTAAACCGCCGACGGATTTATATGGATTGGGTGCAACGTTGTTGTTTTTATTAACCCATAAAGACCCGGCAGATTTTCCCGAAAAACGGATGAAAATTGATTTTCGTCCCTATATCAACCTCACTCCAGAGTTTGCCGAGTGGTTGGAAACCATGTTGGAACCTGTCATTGAAGATAGATTTACATCGGCTGCTGAATCCTTAGCGGTTTTGGAGGTCAAACGAGAAAGGATTGTGCCGCGATCGCCTGGTAATCTTCAACCTGCCGGGAGTCGCGTTGTTATCCAAAAAAAATCCAATACCCTCAAGGTGAAAGTTCCGCCCAGCAAGGTCCAATTTCATCATATCTTTATCTTACTATTTGCAACAATTTGGTTCAGTTTTTTACTTCCTATAACTCTTGGAGCCTTGGTTGGCGGTTCTTTGATTGGCCTCTTGTTTTTTACTCCTTTTTGGTGGGTGATGATAGTACAACTTAGCAATACTTTGCGCGAAATCTTAGTGTCTACCACCCTATCTTTTAATAAAACTAAATTTAAGATTTCTTGGTCTTTTTTTGATATAAAAAGAACAGTTGAAGGAGAAGTTGCTGATATTTGTCGGGTACAAGTCAACCGATTAAAGCAGAGAAATTACGACAATCAAAATGTAAGTTGTGCTTTAGAAATGGGTGTAGATAGTTACTATTTTGGGTCGGGGCTGACCTTGATAGAACGAGAGTGGTTAGTCACCGAAATCGCTGAGTTTATCGGAAAACCTAAATTAATCGACAATTCGGACTAA
- a CDS encoding DUF4349 domain-containing protein translates to MKSYPRAIANASRTRSKRVQTPILLPMLILMGAIASCGAVPTSKDMMNESLVAQQGMVPASAPMPPSDAVANEMGRAQGVVAEVAQGSGEIPQATPQLIKTASMTMEVEAIEEQIDAVNQIIKQKQGDLLQFEDNKPRSQNTRHVVSMQLRVPQQQLENTINAIAELGTVINRSITAEDVSAQLIDNDARLKNLRKQEEMVLKIMERSGSVGDVLNAARELGNTREQIERLDAVQANLRNKVAYSTLYLNLESPVSAAELPQKSIGKELQKTWGNATEALGDVTVGLLKVTLYLLAFSPFILLFAGGAFLGYNRIKSSKAAESTINQ, encoded by the coding sequence ATGAAATCTTATCCCCGTGCGATCGCCAATGCTTCTCGGACCCGTAGCAAACGGGTTCAAACCCCGATTTTGCTGCCGATGTTGATTTTGATGGGTGCGATCGCCAGTTGTGGTGCCGTTCCCACTTCCAAAGACATGATGAACGAGTCCCTTGTCGCCCAGCAAGGCATGGTTCCCGCATCGGCACCGATGCCGCCATCGGATGCAGTTGCCAATGAAATGGGACGTGCTCAGGGGGTGGTGGCGGAAGTTGCACAAGGGTCAGGCGAGATTCCCCAAGCGACCCCGCAATTGATTAAAACTGCCTCAATGACAATGGAAGTCGAGGCGATCGAAGAGCAAATTGACGCCGTTAACCAGATTATTAAGCAAAAACAAGGGGACTTGTTGCAATTTGAAGACAATAAACCGCGATCGCAAAATACGCGCCATGTCGTTTCGATGCAGTTGCGCGTCCCTCAGCAACAGTTAGAAAATACCATTAATGCGATCGCTGAACTCGGCACCGTCATCAATCGTTCCATTACCGCCGAAGATGTTTCCGCCCAACTCATTGATAACGATGCGCGGTTAAAAAATCTCCGCAAACAAGAAGAAATGGTCTTAAAAATCATGGAGCGTTCCGGTTCTGTGGGAGATGTCCTCAATGCTGCGCGAGAACTCGGTAATACTCGTGAACAAATTGAACGCCTCGATGCAGTTCAGGCCAATTTACGAAACAAAGTCGCCTATTCCACCCTTTATTTAAACCTAGAATCCCCCGTTTCCGCCGCAGAACTCCCCCAAAAATCTATCGGAAAAGAACTGCAAAAAACCTGGGGAAATGCCACGGAAGCCCTAGGGGATGTGACCGTTGGACTGCTGAAAGTCACCCTTTATTTGCTGGCATTTAGTCCATTTATCCTGTTATTTGCCGGTGGAGCATTTTTAGGTTATAACAGAATCAAGTCATCCAAAGCAGCCGAATCGACCATCAATCAGTAG
- a CDS encoding serine/threonine protein kinase, whose translation MHQPGEVIKARYRILNILGQGGIATTYAAEDLDIGQDVAIKILSLRELTDWKVLELFEREGKVLSQLNHPTIPNYLDYFQLDTDNDRSFCIVQEIAPGHSLEELVERGWHPTELELRDLAQQILEILSYLHQLNPPVVHRDIKPQNIIRESNGKVFLVDFGAVQDTYFHTLSQGGTMVGTYGYMPPEQFRGQAEPATDLYGLGATLLFLLSHQSPADFPQNRLKIDFRPYVTIYPELADWLEGLLEPLIEDRFKSAPEALAVLHSHREIVAARLVSNPQPARSSVILQKINNKLSITIPSDSSEYLASLLLLSLSAFFLFMLFPFLQVFTSSEIGAFFLIFLLIVMLSMGCFGPKFVDHFVSTQLEFQGSQFKISWSFLGLSRKIKGNIQDIFRVQIYKKKVRNHNKKAKNKYRLIISCVLQVGVKSYHFGYNLTQAEKEWLVTEMANFLGKPKVIDA comes from the coding sequence ATGCATCAACCCGGAGAGGTCATCAAGGCTCGCTATCGTATTCTGAACATTTTGGGACAAGGAGGAATTGCCACGACTTATGCTGCCGAAGATTTAGATATTGGACAAGATGTGGCAATTAAAATTTTATCCTTGCGGGAGTTAACCGATTGGAAAGTCTTAGAACTTTTTGAGCGGGAAGGCAAGGTTTTGTCTCAATTGAATCATCCCACCATTCCCAACTATTTGGATTATTTCCAACTGGATACCGACAACGATCGCTCCTTCTGTATTGTCCAGGAAATTGCCCCGGGCCACTCCTTAGAAGAGTTAGTAGAAAGGGGATGGCATCCGACCGAATTGGAACTAAGAGATTTGGCTCAACAAATTTTAGAAATTTTGAGTTATCTGCATCAACTTAACCCCCCTGTCGTTCATCGAGATATCAAACCTCAGAATATTATTCGTGAGTCTAATGGCAAGGTTTTTTTAGTAGATTTTGGTGCAGTGCAAGATACCTATTTTCATACTCTAAGCCAGGGGGGGACGATGGTGGGTACTTATGGATATATGCCACCGGAACAGTTTCGAGGACAAGCCGAACCCGCCACAGATTTATATGGTTTAGGTGCAACTTTATTATTTTTGTTAAGTCATCAATCACCGGCAGATTTTCCACAAAACAGGCTAAAAATTGACTTTCGTCCTTATGTGACAATTTATCCAGAATTGGCAGATTGGTTAGAGGGATTGTTAGAACCTTTGATTGAAGATCGCTTTAAATCTGCTCCGGAAGCCTTAGCCGTATTGCATTCACACCGAGAAATTGTTGCGGCGCGACTGGTCAGTAATCCACAACCGGCTAGGAGTAGCGTCATTCTGCAAAAAATAAATAACAAACTATCGATAACAATTCCATCAGATTCTTCAGAATATTTGGCTAGTTTACTGTTACTCTCTTTGTCCGCTTTTTTCTTGTTCATGTTGTTCCCGTTTCTCCAAGTTTTTACAAGCTCTGAAATTGGGGCATTTTTCTTAATTTTTTTATTAATCGTGATGCTAAGTATGGGCTGTTTTGGTCCTAAATTTGTCGATCATTTTGTTTCCACTCAACTAGAATTTCAGGGCAGTCAATTTAAGATATCCTGGAGTTTTTTGGGATTAAGCCGAAAAATTAAGGGAAATATTCAGGATATTTTTAGAGTGCAAATCTATAAAAAGAAGGTGCGTAATCATAACAAAAAAGCAAAAAATAAGTACCGTTTGATCATAAGCTGTGTTTTACAAGTTGGAGTTAAATCTTACCATTTTGGGTATAATCTGACTCAGGCAGAAAAAGAATGGTTAGTTACGGAAATGGCAAATTTTCTGGGAAAACCTAAAGTTATCGATGCCTAG
- the murQ gene encoding N-acetylmuramic acid 6-phosphate etherase: MTNLEERGHLLTEQVNPSSANLDRLSSLELVDLFNQEDAKTLAAIASARTQLAQAIDLAADKLRQGGRLFYIGAGTSGRLGVLDAAECPPTFCTPPEMVQGVIAGGAGALIRSSEDLEDRAEDGEDAVVRRHLTDLDVIVGITAGGTTPFVQGALQAARRRGTSTVFIACVPAEQVEVPVDIDIRLLVGPEILAGSTRLKAGTVTKMALNILSTGVMVKLGKVYGNRMVDVSVTNKKLQDRALRILEDLTGLSRQDAGFLLEKSGRSVKLALIMYWTHLNKEEAQQLLETHNGQLRLAVDSLKNPAP; encoded by the coding sequence ATGACAAACTTGGAGGAACGGGGACATCTACTCACAGAGCAGGTGAATCCCAGTAGCGCAAATCTCGACCGACTCAGTTCCCTGGAATTGGTGGATCTATTCAATCAGGAGGATGCCAAAACCTTAGCGGCGATCGCCAGTGCCCGGACTCAACTCGCCCAAGCGATTGACCTCGCCGCCGACAAACTTCGACAAGGCGGACGCCTGTTCTATATTGGGGCCGGGACCAGTGGCCGTCTCGGGGTCCTGGATGCTGCCGAATGTCCCCCCACCTTCTGCACTCCCCCAGAAATGGTCCAGGGAGTCATTGCCGGGGGTGCCGGGGCTTTAATCCGTAGTTCCGAGGACCTGGAAGACCGCGCTGAAGATGGGGAAGATGCCGTAGTCCGACGCCACCTCACGGACTTAGATGTGATCGTCGGCATTACCGCAGGCGGGACCACTCCCTTTGTGCAAGGGGCGTTACAAGCTGCCCGTCGTCGGGGAACCAGCACGGTGTTTATCGCCTGTGTTCCCGCAGAACAGGTGGAAGTGCCGGTGGATATCGATATTCGCCTACTCGTGGGACCAGAAATTTTAGCGGGTTCCACTCGGTTAAAAGCGGGAACGGTGACCAAAATGGCCTTAAATATCCTCTCAACCGGGGTGATGGTCAAGCTGGGAAAAGTCTATGGTAACCGCATGGTGGATGTTTCGGTTACCAATAAAAAATTGCAAGACCGCGCCTTGAGAATTCTGGAAGATTTGACCGGGTTAAGTCGCCAAGATGCGGGGTTTCTGTTAGAAAAAAGTGGGCGATCGGTCAAACTGGCCTTAATCATGTATTGGACTCATCTCAACAAAGAGGAGGCGCAACAGTTGCTAGAAACTCATAACGGACAACTGCGACTGGCTGTAGATAGTCTGAAAAATCCTGCCCCCTAA
- a CDS encoding RuBisCO accumulation factor 1, with amino-acid sequence MTDSSPEMSKPNAEPALSPQETEDLIRLLRRKEGNWVGWGTACQHLQKAGYNSQQIFEETGFEQIQQNQIVVGYQVYNSIIAVGVSEDTQAHFNRKGSDILYELRILSQEERAKAAEFIVDKNLDVDETHELVKAMKDLSRLAKIPEAFSTHPGDAVAYQCWKLARQKSDLQERSRLIARGLSFAHTVSARKQIEQLLTDFTVTSTRPAPTLSVYRLESAEELPKILPVVGRMPLSVEDLQAVPLIEPEEPFGIVKSSGNAAWVPVPSWQVLLRAEDPVTILWHSDDLPISLPGKAEEVLVLVDRAARQWDPNGYFLWEENGKLKMQWFEQEPEIKILGQVLLVLRPKKFFDEDFTKEMWQMDE; translated from the coding sequence ATGACAGATAGCTCGCCTGAAATGTCTAAACCCAATGCCGAACCAGCTTTATCCCCCCAAGAAACCGAAGATTTAATCCGATTACTGCGACGCAAAGAAGGAAACTGGGTCGGCTGGGGAACCGCCTGCCAACACTTACAAAAAGCCGGTTATAATTCTCAACAAATTTTTGAAGAAACCGGCTTTGAGCAGATTCAACAAAATCAAATTGTGGTCGGCTATCAAGTTTATAATTCCATCATCGCTGTTGGAGTATCTGAAGATACTCAGGCACATTTTAATCGCAAAGGCAGCGATATCCTCTATGAACTCCGCATTCTCAGTCAAGAAGAGCGTGCTAAAGCGGCTGAATTTATTGTAGATAAAAACCTGGATGTTGACGAGACTCACGAACTCGTCAAAGCGATGAAAGATTTATCCCGACTCGCCAAAATTCCAGAGGCTTTTTCCACCCATCCCGGGGATGCCGTCGCCTATCAATGTTGGAAACTCGCCCGTCAAAAATCCGATTTACAAGAGCGATCGCGCTTAATTGCCCGAGGATTATCCTTCGCCCATACCGTTAGCGCCCGGAAACAAATTGAACAACTGCTGACGGATTTTACCGTCACCTCAACTCGACCCGCGCCTACCCTCTCAGTTTACCGTTTAGAATCCGCTGAAGAACTGCCTAAAATCCTCCCCGTTGTCGGCAGAATGCCCCTCAGCGTCGAAGATTTACAAGCGGTTCCCCTGATTGAACCTGAAGAACCTTTTGGCATTGTCAAATCCTCGGGAAATGCCGCCTGGGTTCCCGTCCCCAGTTGGCAAGTTCTCTTACGCGCTGAAGACCCGGTGACGATTCTCTGGCATAGCGATGATTTACCGATTAGCCTACCAGGAAAAGCGGAAGAAGTCCTCGTCTTAGTCGATCGCGCCGCCCGCCAATGGGACCCGAATGGGTATTTTTTATGGGAAGAAAATGGGAAACTTAAAATGCAGTGGTTTGAACAAGAACCGGAGATTAAAATTCTTGGTCAAGTCTTGTTAGTGCTACGTCCTAAGAAATTCTTTGATGAAGATTTCACCAAGGAAATGTGGCAAATGGATGAGTGA